Proteins encoded in a region of the Ornithodoros turicata isolate Travis chromosome 3, ASM3712646v1, whole genome shotgun sequence genome:
- the LOC135388351 gene encoding phosphate carrier protein, mitochondrial-like, with product MQNFYQLLDTAKRSPFIRPFTAKCETPTDSLVATAAPAARTFSAAATPDPVEYGSMKYFALCGFGGILSCGITHTGVVPLDLVKCRIQTNPGKYKSIFNGFSVTVKEEGMRGLGRGWAPTCIGYSMQGLGKFGFYEVFKILYSNILGEELSYVWRTSLYLAASASAEFFADIALCPMEAVKVRIQTQPGCSPYLHRVAPQILREEGLNGFYKGIGPLWMRQIPYTMMKFACFERTVELLYKHVVPKPRDKCSKPEQLVVTFIAGYIAGVFCAIVSHPADTVVSKLNQEKGSTALEAAKKLGWGGLWKGLTPRIIMIGTLTALQWFIYDAVKVWLRLPRPPPPEMPQSLKDKLAKAQQ from the exons ATGCAGAACTTCTATCAGCTTTTAGACACGGCTAAGCGGAGCCCATTTATTCGGCCGTTCACGGCGAAATGCGAAACGCCGACCGACTCGCTAGTGGCAACTGCTGCACCGGCAGCGAGGACCTTCAGCGCGGCTGCAACACCCG ATCCTGTAGAGTACGGTTCAATGAAATACTTTGCACTGTGCGGTTTCGGAGGCATTCTCAGCTGCGGTATCACGCACACGGGTGTTGTACCCCTCGACCTGGTGAAATGCAGGATTCAG ACAAACCCGGGCAAATACAAGAGCATCTTCAACGGCTTCTCTGTCACCGTCAAGGAGGAGGGCATGCGAGGCCTGGGGCGAGGATGGGCTCCCACCTGCATCGGCTACTCAATGCAGGGGCTCGGCAAGTTTGGCTTCTATGAAGTCTTCAAAATCCTCTACAGTAACATCCTTGGAGAG GAACTGTCCTACGTGTGGCGTACTTCCCTCTACTTGGCGGCAAGTGCTTCGGCCGAGTTCTTTGCAGACATTGCCCTGTGCCCCATGGAAGCTGTCAAAGTCCGTATCCAGACTCAGCCTGGGTGCTCTCCATACCTTCACAGAGTTGCACCTCAGATATTGAGAGAGGAAGGCCTCAATGG GTTCTACAAAGGCATTGGCCCACTGTGGATGAGGCAGATTCCTTACACGATGATGAAGTTCGCTTGCTTTGAGCGTACCGTAGAGCTCCTCTACAAGCACGTCGTGCCCAAGCCACGGGACAAGTGCTCCAAACCCGAACAGCTGGTGGTCACCTTTATTGCTGGATACATCG CTGGAGTGTTCTGTGCCATCGTATCCCACCCTGCAGACACTGTTGTATCCAAGCTGAACCAGGAGAAGGGAAGCACAGCTCTGGAAGCTGCGAAGAAGTTAGGATGGGGAG GTCTCTGGAAGGGCTTAACCCCCCGTATCATCATGATTGGTACCCTGACCGCTCTACAGTGGTTCATCTATGATGCCGTAAAGGTGTGGCTGCGCCTGCCACGTCCACCACCCCCCGAGATGCCCCAGTCTCTGAAGGACAAGCTGGCTAAGGCTCAACAGTGA